In Frigoribacterium sp. Leaf415, the genomic window GTCGCGCGTGGTGATCTGGCCGAAGCCGCTGTTGGCGATGAAGGCGCCGCCGAAGCGGGTCCGCAGGTCCTGCACGAGCTCGCCGCGCAGGTCGGCCTGCAGCACGCTGAGGTAGGCGAGGCCGAGCGGGGCGAGGCCCTCGACGACCGCGCGGTAGACGGCGGTCACGTCGGCGACGTCGGTCTCGACGACGTCCTGGATGTTGTGCATGGGAGACAGGCGGATGCCGACGCGGCCGGCGCCGATCGCGTCGGCCACGGCGGTCGCGGTCTCGATCGCGAGGCGGGCACGGTTCTCAGGGGTTCCGCCGTACTCGTCGGTGCGGACGTTCGAGACGGGCGAGAGGAACTCGTGCAGCAGGTAGCCGTTGGCGCTGTGGATCTCGACGCCGTCGAGTCCGGCCTCGAGCACGGCGCGCTTCGACGCGGCGACGATGTCGGCCGTGACCTGGTGCACCTCATCGGTGGTGAGGGCGTGCGGCACGGGGAAGTCGACCTTGCCGGCCGAGGTGTGCACCTGACCGTCGATGGCGATCGCGCTGGGGCCGACGATGCGGTCGGTGCGGGTGATGTCGGTGTGCGAGACGCGGCCGCCGTGCATGACCTGCATGACGATCTGGCCGCCCTCGGCGTGGACGGCGTCGGCGACGCGCTTCCAGCCGGCGACCTGCTCGTCGGTGACGATGCCGGGCTGGCCGTCG contains:
- a CDS encoding alkene reductase, whose protein sequence is MDLFSPATFGQLELRNRVVMAPLTRLRSGDDGVPGDVVVEHYRQRASFGLITTEGTYPSQESKAYDGQPGIVTDEQVAGWKRVADAVHAEGGQIVMQVMHGGRVSHTDITRTDRIVGPSAIAIDGQVHTSAGKVDFPVPHALTTDEVHQVTADIVAASKRAVLEAGLDGVEIHSANGYLLHEFLSPVSNVRTDEYGGTPENRARLAIETATAVADAIGAGRVGIRLSPMHNIQDVVETDVADVTAVYRAVVEGLAPLGLAYLSVLQADLRGELVQDLRTRFGGAFIANSGFGQITTRDEAIAEVADGQADAVAVGRFAIANPDLVERWQGDHEVNEPNPATFYADGAEGYTDYPTLQHADR